One Arachis hypogaea cultivar Tifrunner chromosome 2, arahy.Tifrunner.gnm2.J5K5, whole genome shotgun sequence genomic window, tcgTGTGTTGTTTTTGGATTGgctgtttcttattttaataaattaacgcAATTGAGTGGATGAACATATAAAGAATAAAAGAggtgttatattttattataaattctggttttttgaaaaaaaaaaacgttttacTCGACATTTTGCAGCTGTTTTAAATCCGCTGCTATATTCATAACAGGGTTAGTAAACGTATGGCATTTTGCAGCGGTTGACCACCGCTGCAATCTCCCTTAAATAATATTTTCACGATTTAGTTGCGGATGAAACCGCTGCAAAATAATTCCGCTACAAACTACCATCTAGCAGCGGTTGTACCAGCGGTTTCTAATAACCGCTGCTAAGGGTTTAGCAGCACACTATCTTTTAGCAGTTTTATCAATCGCTGCTATCCGTTTTGCAGCAGTTAAAAACCGCTGCAAATCCTACACATAACCGCTGCTATCTGCCGGATGTAGTGTAGTGACTCTtcattcaaaaacattttttactataatattatcaaaaaaaaatttctataagTCTTTCTtcctttataatttataataggaGACTTTGAGTTTTGGAATGATTTAGAATGGATATAGAGTTTCGAATAAAGGAGAGAACTATTCCAATGAAAGTTAGAGTTGCTCAACCAATTTCATGACCGGTTACAGATTGTAAAATTATCGGTTGGTAGAGAAGATATAGTTGTATGGAAATATGACAAAAAGAGGTATTTTTTTTCACTAACTCATTTGTGTAGGTGTTGCAGAAAGAAACTACTCTCCCGAAAGACATCACAAATTACAACTTCACTAGTACTATATAGAGAGACTTGGTTCCTCCAAGAGTTGAACTTTTTGTATGGTTCGTTTTAGTAGGCAAGGTCAACACGAAAGAAAGACTGAGTAGACTCGAGATTATTAATCATAATGATAATATCTGTGTTTTGTGTAAAAGGATATAGAATTTGTGCATCATTTGTTTTTTGGTTGAGTTTACGTAGCAGGTGTAGTGCGCTTGATTGACGTGTGCTAATAGAGCTTGAACCATGCAGGGAACTGTTAAAAAGTCTTTTGAGTGTTGGATTGGAGTATCAGGTTGTAAGTCTGAGCAAAAGAAGTGACTGATAGGCTTCTTTGCGATTATCTGAAACATTTTGTTAGTTATTGGAACGGAATAGCGGAGCATTCCAGAGTTCAAAAATAGGTGTTGAAGAAATCAAGATTAGGTCGTTTTTAAGTTACAAAGATTAGTATGGtgttggttgttgatggcaatgtcaGAAATGAcaacaaattatattttttatttatgtttaatgtCTTGTATTTTGTTGTGCTCTTTATTCTTATATACTCTATTTTAATGTGTTGAGCtctttttattaaaaacaaaaaaaagtcttTCTTCCTTGGTAAATCATTTTGGTTTAGAACGATTTAtttaatttctctcttttttgttCCTGATAACTCGTTGTTGGTGAGAATGATTTACACTTGGCCAGTAATAAATCATTATAGCTAAAAGAGGATAGAAATTATGTGAAATTAAACTATTCAACACAAACGCGTATTGTTGGTTTAATTTGTAGATATAATTtacccaaaaaaaatattttcaataatattatgCTTGAAAATATTATATTcgagtattataaaaaaattgtttgctCTCTGTTACAAATGGTTgtgaaatattatttttcaatattgtCAAGAATAAATTAagttatgttattttattatacatatttctgttaataaattaaattcttaatttttaaaataaattcaacttttgttaaaaaaatcAGTCTTTTTATAAAGGTGATAACAAGGCTAATTTTTGTTCTATCCGATTCCGTCTTACCCTACAATTATTCATATAGAACTCATATCGTTCTTACTCGCAAATAGTAAAAGTCTATATTCTAATCCGTcccatattaattattaaaatccaacaaacaaaattaaattttaaaatttatataaccataattatatacataatataaattaaattaaaaaataaaaaatgatacaatatcaaataatattattaaccaCAAAATGTTAGCCTCCTAGTATTCTCTAAAAATACCACTCCTTTATCACTCTGTTGATGTAATTATAACTAGGATTTAATTAACTTGTATCTTAAGAATGTATGTTATGAttaataaattgaaaatttttttattaaaaatataataaattaaactttcaatgtatttttgtatttatttaattttgttaataataattttattatgtttctttaGCACACATGTTAGTTAAACCTTTATAATTATAATCTTACAAGAAAAAATTTGTTATACTTATCATCATATATAAACGGTTTAGTAGGTATTTGTTTCAAagttaaaaagtatattttagtTTACAATAAAttattggatttttttaaatattttcaaaattaataaatgatgacaatatgtttaatttttactaaacacattttttataataaactctCAATATCAATcaaagaaagattttttttataagaaatataagaattgagagatataatagtaattttatattttaatctgGAATTTATTCCTTTAACATGATAATATTAAATATCCATTTCTTGGGACagaataaaaatttcaagttttggTAATAAATTGTTTCTCGGAATAAATTATTCctaagaattaaaattttaaattttaaataaatatgagaaaatatattttaatagacaattttttaagaataaattaaaattcctTAAAACAAATGTTTACTTATATAATTATTTGGAACGCAAGACAATGTTTTGCTTTAAGTTTTTCCTTATACTTTTAATTTGTATCTATAGAAATATTTCTCCTAGCTATAACATTAATCAAAGAGGGTAGaattttcttttttgtaattACGCTACTTGTCCAcaatctaaatttttaagaagctATAGCACGGATAAAACATTTTCATAATGCATTAGTCAACGATATATATAGTGACAATAAGGACGACAATAAGTGCGTGGTATTATGACAGTTTATTTTGTAGTGTCCCTAAATCTTATCgacacaaaaagaaaatgtttttaactttttataggATTTTAGGGTTATATACCTATAGGCTTTTTTTTCCTCTACACCTTTCGTGCTATCATCACTAAAAGTTAACTTTCTTAGTGTCTGGGAGATTTAGAGAGATTCTTAAGTATAATAAAAAACCTAAAATACTTGGAcggattaaatataattgtaattgtattatctttaaattaatttttactgTATCTCAATCGTTAAATCAAAACAAGACActagaaattaatttaatttcttattattatataccactacaagaaaaacactgaTTATCGTCGAATTGAGCATCGCAGAGTAGTAGCGgattcacaactagaaaatggattaatacagacagatttacagacggatttagtctttattacagacagatttttagttaccgacgaaattatcgacggattttgtccctctgtaaaagccccgtcggaaattatttaccgatggattttttttccgtcggaaaattacagacggatttttaccagttaccgacggattttccctctgtaaattttcTACCCATTTCCCAAAGGCGACGCActttcagacggatttttcgtctgtaattacagacggattttcagatggattttccgtctgtaattacagacagattttcatatggattttccgtctgtaattatagacggattttccgacggattttccgtctgtaatttgaactttggaaaatTATCTTACActctaattacagacagaaaatccgtctgtaaatccgtcggtaaggtaaaatagaatttttttatttttctaattacgaaataaacttattttcatacaaaataaatataaatttaatacaaatttttatctaatttgtattcgaatatttataatatttcaaaaaataaacaaattcatcgtattatcaatctaaaagaaaagtactataaacaagcaagtcaatataattcaaaacataaaatgtattgatcatcaactataattcctagtatattgttcaaccatactaaaactatcagctatagtcttcagtgtcatcttcatcctcatcatcgtCATAGCCCTCATCCGAAGACATTGAGGGTGGCGGCGGTGGCGGTGGTAGTGGAACTGCACTAGAACTTCTTTTGAGAGTCTTTTCCAAAGGAGCCAAGCGTGTATCTAACAACTTACTAATACGCTCATCTGTTTGTTGAGTAACACGCTGAAAAAGCTCTTCATTGAGATTATGAATCTGTTCTCGCAAATCAAGAACAGAATTTTGATTTCTTGGTGCTCTTCCAGATACAGAATTGGCAGAAGTGGTTCCAGACTTGATAGAGCTAGAAAAGAATGACCCTTTTCCAGCAGGGATGGATCCAGACAACATATTGTTCTGAAGTGACCTGTGATAAACCACAGAAGCCAAACATCAAACTAATCTGCAAAGAATTACATTCGTATAAGTGTCTCACTAGAGTCTATATTGCCACTCGCTTCTCCTAAACAGTTTTTATTCAAGAAATCCAAGATGGTGTTATGTAATAATCACATATAATAGGTTGATGAGTATCTTCTTACAGTTCCTGAAGAAGAGGCAGGTTTGAGAAGTTTCGAGGAATAGATCCATTGAGATTGTTATTGGCCAGATTGCTGCAACAGCAAGAGCATTACTACATCAGACTCATGTTGATCATCGCTAGCATGAAAATAAACGAACAttgttatatatacaaaatatataaataaaattggcTATATATTGTCTGAAAGTTTATTTGTTGGCAAGTGTCCTGTAAGATGATTCCAGCTAAGATCTCTACAACATGAACTAACAACCACAAATTAGAGGGTAGCcataaaaaggagaagaaaattaTTTCAATGTCACTAGTCACAATGCAAAATCACCAGAGATAGCTAAACATACAAATAGCTAAGATTTGCTATTGGGCTGAAATCAGGAACAGTTCCTTGTAGATTGCAGTTTCTCAGACTCCTGCCAAGCCAAAGAGTAAACATTAGccccaaaaaataaataaaaaataaaaattgctcTTATGTTCTTGAAGGTTAAGCTTGTGACTTAATATCCTGCTTGAGCTTGAGCTAGGAGCCCAAAGCATGTGATTTTTTACATACTTCCAAGTTCCAATCCATAACTTCACAAGTAAGCTCTTTGGCGATTAAGCATAAAGATTCAAAGACTCCCCATCTTTTACCACAAATTATATTTAAGAATGATACTATCAAAGGTAGGATATCAGACATTCGGATTGCATGGTTAAAATAATACTTACAGTTTTACAAGCCTGGATAAGTTTGCATAGGTAGAAGGAATTCCATTCCCACTGAAATTATTGTTATCAAGTTGGCTGCAAGGGAAATCAAATAGATGCATATTAACTTCTATAATACACAAAGATGAAAAAGTTGATAACTgcttcaaataaaaaagaaaatatatggaAGTAGGACATACAGTATTCGCAACCCTTGGAGCATGGAGTATTCTGGTGGAAGATAACCAGATAAGTTGTTGTTGTCCACCAGCCTTTAAAAGTCATTTCAACAAAACAGGCAcagttaaaacttaaaaacaattaATCAGTCCAGAAGGCATCTCAGGAAGCAAAATAAAGAGCTTAAATACTCACAGGTGGATAAGATTAGACAGCTTCGAAAGTTCGGGTGGAAGTTGACCACTAAATGAGTTGTTGTTCATGTGGCTGCAGGGAATATGCAAACAAATCAGATAAGGTGATAAATAAGAAATCCAGCTTCAAGTTCAGTTGGTTGTGCATATGGGCCATCAGGATTCACTCACAGGTGTTTAACATTGGTCATGTTGGCAAATGACACTGGGATTGGACCCGACAATTGGTTTTCGTCGACTTGGAATCTGTTTAATTTTGTAAGGTTGCCCAGCTCATCCGGTAAGCTACCGGATAAATTATTTCCATTCAGAAGCCTGAAAGTAcaaagcatcatatatatatatatatatatatatatatatatatatatatatatataatttcaaccAACTCCATAAACCTTGCTTCTAAACTCAGCCAACTAGATTACTCCATACATGTCTATTTATAACAACATCAGGACCAGCAGAAGTCCAAATTTAATTCTGGTTATACACATAGGCAATCATGATTGATCTTTTGAAACAAATCTTAGACAATATCAACAAGGATGACAGATAGAACAACACCTTCTTTGAAAAAAGAGAACTTGATGAGGATCAATTATAATAATTTCATCTTCTTTGGTATAGGTTCTTACAAGAGTTTTAGTGTTGCAATATTCCCAATCTCCTTTGGTATTGTGCCTGTCAGCTTATTCCACATGAAATCCCTTCAATTCAAGCACAAAACAATAAAAGATATTAGCATGATATAACATAACGTATTACTAGAAAACCCCTCTaaagcttttcctttc contains:
- the LOC112727287 gene encoding uncharacterized protein, with the translated sequence MWPARDFMWNKLTGTIPKEIGNIATLKLLLLNGNNLSGSLPDELGNLTKLNRFQVDENQLSGPIPVSFANMTNVKHLHMNNNSFSGQLPPELSKLSNLIHLLVDNNNLSGYLPPEYSMLQGLRILQLDNNNFSGNGIPSTYANLSRLVKLSLRNCNLQGTVPDFSPIANLSYLDLSWNHLTGHLPTNKLSDNI